A genomic region of Mitsuaria sp. 7 contains the following coding sequences:
- a CDS encoding SDR family NAD(P)-dependent oxidoreductase, with protein sequence MNTSSSNNDSGNSTSAIAASNVVVITGGSRGIGASTAVEAARRGLGVILTYNANPAAADSVVHDIEAQGGRAVALRLDVAAVESFPAFRAALEQALRKTWHTDHLQGLVNNAGFGLFNPIDTVTEEQFDGLFNVHLKGPFFLTQALLPLLQPGSSIVNLTSATTRVATSGVAPYAAFKGGLAVLTRYMAKEFGGRRIRVNSVSPGAIRTELGGGLNDEFEALLAGQTALGRVGEPEDVARVIASLLTEDGAWINAQDIEVAGGYII encoded by the coding sequence ATGAACACCAGCAGCAGCAACAACGACAGCGGCAACAGCACCTCCGCCATCGCCGCCAGCAATGTCGTCGTCATCACCGGCGGCAGCCGCGGCATCGGCGCCAGCACGGCTGTGGAAGCGGCCCGCCGCGGGCTGGGCGTGATCCTCACCTACAACGCCAATCCCGCCGCGGCGGATTCGGTGGTTCACGACATCGAAGCACAAGGCGGCCGGGCCGTCGCGCTGCGCCTGGACGTGGCCGCGGTGGAATCCTTCCCTGCCTTCCGGGCTGCGTTGGAACAGGCCTTGCGCAAGACCTGGCACACGGACCATCTGCAGGGCCTGGTGAACAACGCCGGCTTCGGTCTGTTCAATCCCATCGACACGGTCACGGAGGAGCAGTTCGATGGCCTGTTCAACGTGCATCTGAAGGGACCGTTCTTCCTGACGCAAGCGCTGCTGCCGCTGCTGCAGCCGGGGTCGAGCATCGTGAACCTCACGAGCGCGACGACCCGCGTCGCGACATCCGGCGTGGCGCCGTATGCGGCGTTCAAGGGCGGACTGGCGGTACTGACCCGCTACATGGCGAAGGAGTTCGGCGGGCGCCGCATCCGCGTCAACTCGGTGTCGCCGGGAGCGATCCGCACCGAGCTCGGCGGCGGCTTGAACGACGAGTTCGAAGCGCTGCTCGCCGGGCAGACCGCGTTGGGCCGCGTCGGCGAGCCGGAGGACGTCGCCCGCGTGATCGCCTCGCTGCTCACCGAGGACGGCGCCTGGATCAACGCCCAGGACATCGAGGTCGCGGGCGGGTACATCATCTGA
- a CDS encoding AraC family transcriptional regulator produces MTTTLLAAMAEVLLPLSLLLLLVFISGSGQSMGWDAWTIGIAPESVATVPGVVLPISAFRMSGGGPARSNGAMNQPLSELRALAARAENRATDTGIPRVFMVQGAIPEHELAVVYEPMINLILTGEKSMTVGGQTLRYDPATYFVMSVDLPAAGMVRAAADGAPYLAVALTLDATVLADLLSELPDSLGRAAPSSAFSVAAVTPELLDAWVRMLRLMDHPEDIAGLAPAFEREILYRVLQGPMGGMLRDIATPDTALARINQVIQRLRRDFAQPLRVDDLAAEAAMSVSAFHRQFKAVTALSPLQYQKQVRLLHARKLLIAARGSVTTVAHEVGYESPTQFSREYGRAFGLPPAKDAERIVAGLRLTPATRPPASAGPAGTGRDRSPSRS; encoded by the coding sequence ATGACGACGACATTGCTGGCGGCGATGGCGGAGGTGCTGTTGCCGCTGTCGTTGTTGCTGCTGCTGGTGTTCATTTCAGGCTCCGGTCAATCGATGGGTTGGGATGCCTGGACGATAGGGATCGCACCGGAATCGGTCGCAACGGTTCCTGGCGTTGTCCTGCCTATTTCTGCTTTCCGGATGTCAGGCGGAGGTCCCGCGCGATCTAATGGCGCCATGAATCAGCCACTGAGCGAGCTGCGCGCTCTCGCCGCGCGCGCCGAGAACCGCGCGACGGACACCGGAATTCCACGCGTCTTCATGGTCCAGGGCGCCATCCCGGAGCACGAGCTCGCGGTGGTCTATGAACCGATGATCAACCTGATCCTGACGGGGGAAAAGTCGATGACGGTGGGCGGGCAGACCTTGCGCTACGACCCCGCCACCTACTTCGTGATGTCCGTGGACCTGCCTGCGGCCGGCATGGTCAGGGCGGCGGCGGACGGCGCACCCTACCTGGCGGTGGCGTTGACGCTGGATGCGACCGTCTTGGCCGACCTCCTGTCGGAGTTGCCCGATTCGCTCGGGCGCGCTGCGCCATCGTCTGCCTTCTCCGTCGCCGCCGTCACGCCTGAACTGCTCGACGCCTGGGTTCGCATGCTGCGTCTGATGGACCATCCGGAGGACATCGCGGGGCTCGCTCCCGCGTTTGAACGCGAGATCCTCTATCGCGTCCTTCAAGGACCGATGGGCGGAATGCTGCGCGACATCGCGACGCCGGATACCGCGCTCGCCCGGATCAACCAGGTCATCCAGCGCCTGCGGCGGGACTTCGCGCAACCGTTGCGCGTCGATGACCTGGCCGCGGAGGCGGCGATGAGCGTCTCCGCCTTCCATCGGCAGTTCAAGGCGGTGACGGCCTTGAGCCCGCTGCAGTATCAGAAGCAGGTGCGACTGCTCCATGCGCGCAAGCTCCTGATCGCCGCACGCGGCAGCGTCACGACGGTGGCGCACGAGGTTGGTTATGAAAGCCCGACGCAGTTCAGCCGCGAGTACGGACGTGCGTTCGGACTGCCGCCGGCGAAGGACGCCGAGCGGATCGTCGCCGGCTTGCGCCTCACTCCCGCAACGCGGCCTCCAGCGTCCGCCGGACCCGCTGGAACCGGTCGGGATCGGTCGCCTTCAAGGTCCTGA
- a CDS encoding NIPSNAP family protein codes for MITCHLRYVIDPLKLKEFEHYGKLWIPLVRKFGGVHHGYLLPSEGANDIALASFSFPSLAAYEEYRIKSFDDAECQAAFRYAEETRCIVRYERTFFRPVFE; via the coding sequence ATGATCACCTGCCATCTCCGCTACGTCATCGATCCGCTCAAGCTCAAGGAGTTCGAGCATTACGGGAAGCTCTGGATCCCGCTCGTCAGGAAGTTCGGCGGCGTGCACCATGGATACCTGCTGCCTTCCGAGGGCGCGAACGACATCGCGCTGGCGTCGTTCTCGTTCCCGTCGCTCGCCGCCTACGAGGAGTACCGCATCAAGTCCTTCGACGATGCGGAATGCCAGGCCGCGTTCCGGTACGCCGAGGAGACGCGCTGCATCGTGCGGTACGAGCGCACCTTCTTCCGACCCGTGTTCGAGTGA
- a CDS encoding nuclear transport factor 2 family protein: MSDRNKAALTAANAAITRGDTEGFLAYCAEDILWTTVGEDTLNGKAAVREWMSTGYAEAPSFTVTDLVAERDFVIALGTIESKGDDGKPIQNAYADVWRFRDGLMVELRAFVIPA; this comes from the coding sequence ATGTCCGATCGCAACAAGGCAGCCCTGACGGCCGCCAATGCCGCCATCACACGCGGTGACACCGAGGGATTCCTGGCGTACTGCGCCGAGGACATCCTCTGGACCACGGTCGGCGAGGACACGCTGAACGGCAAGGCCGCGGTGCGGGAATGGATGTCGACCGGCTATGCCGAAGCACCTTCGTTCACCGTCACCGATCTGGTCGCCGAGCGGGACTTCGTCATCGCGCTCGGCACCATCGAGAGCAAAGGCGACGATGGCAAGCCGATCCAGAACGCCTATGCGGACGTCTGGCGCTTCCGCGATGGACTGATGGTCGAGCTGAGGGCGTTCGTGATTCCAGCCTGA
- a CDS encoding GNAT family N-acetyltransferase — protein sequence MIRIPAERLSLRTPSLEDLADYLAYRNDPQGSDRALFQPATVEEATTLLMKQSRLTLEEPGWLMLAIEDAKSGRVVGEVGAYRSAEHMDRGNVGWWLHPAHRGQGLATEAVSAFIDWCFGDLGLTLVDASSLAANVRSWALMERAGMRRQDPPGRREIGGVIHEELTYCLSRAQWSASRG from the coding sequence ATGATCCGCATCCCCGCTGAGCGTCTCTCGCTCAGGACACCGTCCCTGGAGGACCTTGCCGACTACCTCGCCTACCGGAACGATCCGCAGGGATCGGATCGCGCGCTGTTCCAGCCCGCCACCGTGGAAGAAGCGACAACGCTGCTGATGAAGCAGTCCCGACTGACGCTCGAAGAACCGGGTTGGCTGATGCTGGCGATCGAGGACGCGAAGAGCGGCCGCGTCGTCGGCGAGGTCGGCGCCTATCGTTCCGCGGAGCACATGGACCGCGGCAACGTCGGATGGTGGCTGCACCCGGCCCATCGCGGTCAGGGCCTGGCCACGGAGGCGGTTTCCGCCTTCATCGACTGGTGCTTCGGCGACCTGGGGCTGACGCTCGTGGACGCGAGTAGCCTGGCCGCCAACGTCCGGTCATGGGCGTTGATGGAGCGGGCGGGGATGCGCAGGCAGGATCCGCCTGGTCGCCGCGAGATCGGCGGCGTGATTCACGAGGAGTTGACCTACTGCCTGAGCCGCGCTCAATGGTCGGCATCGCGCGGCTGA
- a CDS encoding alpha/beta fold hydrolase, which translates to MSTRALFSALTLSVAALAGGQAHAADVPSVVLVHGAYADGSDWAKVIPLLQAKGIQVTAVQNGLASLQGDVQAARRAIDQQKGRVVLVGHSWGGSVITEAGADDKVAALVYVAAYAPDVGQGTRELGKDYPPSPGVQKLKADAEGWLTLPPAALAEYFAQDVPAAQATVMAATQGPLQRQALLDKVTVAAWKTRPSWYIVSANDRMIPPDLERAMARKIGAKVTTLPTSHVPHLSRPEDVAAVILEAVEASTR; encoded by the coding sequence ATGAGCACACGTGCCCTCTTCAGCGCCCTCACCCTGTCCGTCGCGGCCCTCGCGGGCGGACAGGCCCACGCGGCCGACGTGCCTTCAGTCGTCCTGGTCCACGGCGCGTATGCCGACGGGTCCGACTGGGCGAAGGTGATCCCTCTCCTCCAGGCCAAAGGCATCCAGGTGACGGCGGTGCAGAACGGGCTGGCGTCGCTGCAGGGCGACGTCCAGGCGGCGCGGCGCGCCATCGACCAGCAGAAGGGCCGGGTCGTGCTGGTCGGTCATTCGTGGGGCGGCTCCGTGATCACGGAGGCCGGCGCCGACGACAAGGTCGCCGCGCTGGTCTACGTCGCCGCGTATGCGCCGGACGTGGGCCAGGGCACGCGGGAGCTCGGCAAGGACTATCCGCCGTCCCCCGGCGTGCAGAAGCTCAAGGCCGACGCCGAGGGCTGGCTGACCCTGCCGCCCGCGGCGCTCGCCGAGTACTTCGCTCAGGACGTGCCCGCGGCCCAGGCCACGGTGATGGCGGCGACGCAGGGCCCGCTGCAGCGTCAGGCCTTGCTGGACAAGGTGACGGTCGCTGCGTGGAAGACGCGCCCGTCGTGGTACATCGTCAGTGCCAACGACCGGATGATCCCGCCGGACCTGGAGCGCGCCATGGCCAGGAAGATCGGCGCCAAGGTCACGACGCTGCCGACGAGCCACGTGCCGCACCTCTCGCGTCCCGAGGACGTGGCCGCCGTGATCCTCGAGGCCGTCGAGGCGAGCACGCGGTAG
- a CDS encoding alpha/beta fold hydrolase gives MNTRSLITAVATAAAALVGGQALAADVPSVVLVHGAFADGSDWAKVIPLLQAKGVQVTAIQNGLESLDGDAQAARRAIEAQKGQVVLVGHSWGGSVITQAGVHDKVAALVYVAAYAPDVGQDTLELGKDFPPSPGVKRLVADANGWLTLPPAALAEDFAQDVPAAQTAVMASTQGPLQLKALQTKVTAAAWKTRPSWYIVSANDRIIPPDQERAMARKIGAKVTTLPTSHVPQQSRPEDVAAVILEAVKASTK, from the coding sequence ATGAACACACGCAGCCTCATCACCGCCGTCGCCACCGCAGCCGCCGCCCTGGTCGGCGGACAAGCCCTCGCGGCCGACGTGCCGTCGGTCGTCCTGGTCCACGGCGCTTTCGCCGACGGGTCCGACTGGGCCAAGGTCATTCCGCTGCTGCAGGCCAAGGGCGTGCAGGTCACCGCGATCCAGAACGGCCTCGAATCGCTGGACGGCGATGCCCAGGCGGCGCGCCGCGCCATCGAGGCCCAGAAGGGTCAGGTCGTGCTGGTCGGCCACTCGTGGGGCGGCTCGGTCATCACGCAGGCCGGCGTGCATGACAAGGTGGCCGCGCTGGTCTACGTGGCGGCCTACGCGCCGGACGTCGGACAGGACACGCTGGAACTCGGGAAGGACTTCCCGCCGTCGCCCGGCGTGAAGCGGCTGGTGGCCGATGCCAACGGCTGGCTGACGCTGCCGCCGGCCGCGCTGGCCGAAGATTTCGCGCAGGACGTGCCGGCGGCCCAGACCGCGGTGATGGCCTCGACGCAAGGTCCGCTGCAATTGAAGGCGCTGCAGACCAAGGTCACCGCCGCGGCGTGGAAGACGCGTCCGTCCTGGTACATCGTCAGCGCCAACGACCGCATCATCCCGCCCGACCAGGAGCGCGCGATGGCCAGGAAGATCGGCGCCAAGGTCACGACGCTGCCGACCAGCCACGTGCCGCAGCAGTCGCGTCCGGAAGACGTGGCGGCGGTGATCCTGGAAGCGGTCAAGGCCAGCACGAAGTGA
- a CDS encoding AraC family transcriptional regulator, with product MPDRLASLLTHFAVRAETFQTGALCGISPVPTPAGCGQLHLIREGRVEVHHGAPDPLLIEEPSVLLYPRPLAHRFITDSREGAHFVCANVAFEGGASHPIAAALPPWICLPLTAVAPCEPVLQMMFFETGHGYCGRQAVLDRLFEVLLIWLLRVLMDQGKVQSGMLAGMSHAKLKLALIAMHDTPQRDWSLNDLANEAGMSRTVFANGFRDVVGCTPAAYLQGWRIGLAQKGLRAGRALKHIASDVGYSGEASLSRAFRDHVGVSPREWLKQTAAVQ from the coding sequence ATGCCTGACCGACTCGCTTCCCTGCTGACCCACTTCGCCGTGCGTGCCGAGACCTTCCAGACCGGGGCCTTGTGCGGGATCAGCCCGGTCCCCACGCCCGCCGGCTGCGGGCAGCTGCATCTGATCCGGGAGGGGCGTGTCGAGGTGCACCACGGCGCCCCCGACCCGCTGCTGATCGAGGAGCCGAGCGTGCTGCTCTATCCGCGGCCGCTGGCGCACCGCTTCATCACGGACAGCCGCGAGGGCGCGCACTTCGTCTGCGCCAACGTCGCGTTCGAGGGCGGCGCCAGTCATCCGATCGCCGCCGCCCTGCCGCCCTGGATCTGCCTGCCGCTGACCGCGGTGGCGCCCTGCGAGCCGGTGCTCCAGATGATGTTCTTCGAGACCGGCCACGGCTACTGCGGCCGGCAGGCGGTGCTGGACCGGCTGTTCGAGGTGCTGCTGATCTGGCTGCTGCGCGTGCTGATGGATCAGGGCAAGGTGCAGTCGGGCATGCTCGCGGGGATGAGCCACGCCAAGCTGAAGCTGGCGCTGATCGCGATGCACGACACGCCCCAGCGCGACTGGTCGCTGAACGACCTCGCGAACGAGGCCGGCATGTCACGCACGGTCTTCGCGAACGGCTTCCGCGACGTGGTCGGATGCACGCCCGCCGCCTACCTGCAAGGCTGGCGCATCGGGCTGGCGCAGAAGGGATTGCGGGCCGGCCGGGCGCTGAAGCACATCGCTTCCGATGTGGGCTACAGCGGCGAGGCGTCGCTCTCGCGCGCGTTCCGGGACCACGTCGGGGTCTCGCCGCGCGAGTGGCTGAAACAGACGGCGGCGGTTCAGTGA
- a CDS encoding S8 family serine peptidase, translating into MHSPIARRMGIAGALALCVLFVALAFAGPSQAAGGEDAVASDARLIILAVEDRGEPLPGAGGSARGDYRRMAGYAGSARALAMSEALAREYGLREQSAWTIAPLNLRCMLYALGAGDDADAVLARLRRDARVKLAQPLNEFETLSSPAPETPSPARAPTTPTPTPTPAPATAPTPSLPLLPTPAPEASSTASLYNDPYFGLQKGFQQMSTAALQQVSIGARVKVAVIDTGVDARHPDLLGQVASQRDYVAGGGAQVDAVPERHGTEVMGLIAAKVNNRQGIVGVAPGAVVTSYRACWTDAARAGAEAGPAPARCNSFTLAQALGAAIADGADVINLSLGGPSDPLLTKLAQHALSRGAVLVAAAPPGRLGKGFPSEVPGALVVASTGEAGGTEGWLAAPGRAVLTTVPGGGYDIDAGSSLAAAHATGVIALLRAAAPGADSQHLKRALLDSMGVSGAINACAAARALGVAGLQCDAAKSDRRSTH; encoded by the coding sequence ATGCACTCGCCGATCGCGCGTCGCATGGGGATCGCGGGAGCCTTGGCGCTGTGCGTCCTGTTCGTTGCGCTGGCTTTCGCCGGTCCGTCCCAGGCCGCCGGAGGTGAGGATGCCGTCGCTTCCGACGCCCGACTCATCATCCTGGCCGTCGAGGACCGCGGCGAGCCGCTGCCCGGCGCCGGCGGTTCGGCGCGAGGCGACTATCGCCGGATGGCCGGCTACGCGGGCAGCGCGCGGGCGTTGGCGATGTCCGAGGCGCTTGCGCGCGAGTACGGACTGCGCGAACAGTCCGCCTGGACCATCGCGCCGCTGAACCTGCGCTGCATGCTCTACGCGCTGGGCGCGGGCGACGACGCCGATGCCGTGCTCGCGCGCCTGCGCCGGGACGCGCGTGTGAAGCTCGCGCAACCGCTCAACGAGTTCGAGACGCTGAGCAGCCCCGCGCCTGAAACACCATCACCCGCACGGGCCCCGACTACACCGACACCGACACCGACACCCGCTCCGGCGACAGCGCCCACGCCGTCCTTGCCGCTTCTGCCGACACCAGCGCCAGAAGCTTCCTCGACGGCCTCGCTCTACAACGATCCCTACTTCGGCCTACAGAAGGGCTTCCAGCAGATGTCCACCGCGGCGCTGCAGCAGGTGAGCATCGGCGCGCGGGTGAAGGTCGCGGTCATCGACACCGGCGTCGACGCGCGGCATCCGGACCTGCTCGGCCAGGTGGCGAGCCAGCGGGACTACGTCGCCGGCGGCGGCGCGCAGGTCGATGCCGTGCCGGAGCGCCACGGCACGGAAGTGATGGGCCTCATCGCCGCGAAGGTGAACAACCGCCAGGGCATCGTCGGCGTCGCGCCGGGCGCGGTGGTGACAAGTTATCGCGCGTGCTGGACGGACGCTGCGCGTGCCGGCGCGGAGGCGGGACCGGCGCCGGCGCGCTGCAACTCCTTCACCTTGGCGCAGGCGCTAGGCGCGGCCATCGCCGACGGCGCCGACGTGATCAACCTGAGTCTCGGCGGTCCGAGCGATCCGCTGCTGACGAAGCTCGCGCAGCACGCGCTCTCACGCGGCGCGGTGCTGGTTGCGGCGGCGCCGCCGGGCCGGCTCGGCAAGGGTTTTCCGAGCGAGGTGCCCGGCGCGCTGGTCGTGGCCAGCACGGGCGAGGCCGGCGGCACCGAAGGATGGCTCGCCGCACCGGGACGCGCCGTGCTGACGACGGTGCCGGGCGGCGGCTACGACATCGATGCCGGGAGCTCGCTCGCCGCGGCGCATGCGACCGGCGTGATCGCGCTGCTGCGCGCGGCGGCACCGGGCGCGGACTCCCAGCACTTGAAGCGCGCGCTCCTGGATTCGATGGGCGTGTCCGGCGCGATCAATGCCTGCGCGGCGGCGCGGGCGCTGGGCGTGGCGGGTCTGCAGTGCGACGCGGCCAAATCAGACCGCCGCTCAACTCACTGA
- a CDS encoding zf-HC2 domain-containing protein has protein sequence MTSPDAPSDAHGLPAGDPAMGQPNEHRQVWDAIAWVVAGTATPEQRRLVQAHLPHCAHCRDELELQRNIHRGMQDAPRGTGTASTAGAAGAARVPGVDADEAAIQAGLDRLWARDRDAGPATPVEGVRGASANDGGSRTTRWLTAAVAVQAVAMCVLGLRLWSDGHPPADYVTLSQPAALPASAVVRLVPEERVDMGRLRQVLTHHGLRIVGADEDASSLLLAPLQPTPAGAVPAMVDRLRAEPGVLLAEPVGAAAPGR, from the coding sequence ATGACTTCCCCCGACGCCCCCTCCGACGCCCATGGACTGCCAGCCGGCGATCCGGCGATGGGTCAACCGAACGAGCACCGCCAGGTGTGGGACGCGATCGCCTGGGTCGTGGCCGGCACGGCGACGCCCGAGCAGCGCCGCCTGGTGCAGGCGCACCTGCCGCACTGCGCGCATTGCCGCGATGAACTGGAACTGCAGCGCAACATCCACCGCGGCATGCAGGACGCGCCGCGTGGGACAGGCACCGCGAGCACGGCGGGCGCCGCGGGTGCGGCGCGAGTGCCAGGTGTTGACGCCGACGAAGCCGCGATCCAGGCCGGCCTGGACCGGCTGTGGGCGCGCGATCGCGACGCGGGTCCGGCGACGCCGGTGGAAGGGGTGCGCGGTGCCTCGGCCAACGATGGCGGATCGCGCACGACGCGCTGGCTGACGGCGGCGGTGGCGGTGCAGGCGGTGGCGATGTGCGTGCTGGGTCTGCGCCTGTGGAGCGACGGCCACCCGCCCGCCGACTACGTGACGCTGAGCCAGCCGGCCGCGCTGCCCGCCAGTGCGGTCGTTCGACTGGTGCCGGAAGAGCGCGTGGACATGGGCCGGCTGCGCCAGGTCTTGACCCACCACGGGTTGCGGATAGTCGGCGCTGACGAGGACGCGAGCAGCCTGCTGCTGGCGCCTCTGCAGCCGACACCGGCGGGCGCCGTTCCCGCGATGGTGGACCGGCTGCGCGCGGAGCCTGGCGTGCTGCTCGCGGAGCCGGTCGGCGCCGCGGCGCCGGGGCGCTGA
- a CDS encoding RNA polymerase sigma factor, protein MFQPVPNEADTAAESRLRAWLQAAAAGDRSAFEQLYRHCQPRLSRFVLRSCGRPDLAEEVVNDTLWIVWRTAGNFRGESRVSTWIHGIAYRCMLKALRDGVTAQEINASSVNEAELAMAEPSVNESVDRELRDWVTRGLAALPVEQRVTLELAYYLGETCEDIARIMNCATGTVKARMFHARVRLRNVLPELGGETSPASGTEGPIR, encoded by the coding sequence ATGTTTCAACCTGTTCCGAATGAAGCGGACACGGCCGCCGAGTCGCGTCTGCGTGCCTGGCTGCAGGCCGCCGCGGCCGGCGACCGGTCGGCCTTCGAGCAGCTGTACCGGCACTGCCAGCCGCGGCTGTCGCGCTTCGTGCTGCGCAGCTGCGGCCGGCCGGACCTGGCCGAGGAGGTCGTCAACGACACGCTGTGGATCGTGTGGCGGACCGCAGGCAACTTCCGCGGCGAGTCCCGGGTCTCGACCTGGATCCACGGCATCGCCTACCGCTGCATGCTCAAGGCGCTGCGCGACGGCGTGACGGCGCAGGAGATCAACGCGTCCTCGGTGAACGAGGCCGAGCTGGCGATGGCCGAGCCCTCGGTCAACGAGTCCGTGGACCGGGAGCTGCGCGACTGGGTCACGCGGGGCCTGGCCGCGTTGCCGGTGGAACAGCGGGTGACGCTGGAGCTGGCTTACTACCTGGGCGAGACCTGCGAGGACATCGCCCGCATCATGAATTGCGCCACCGGCACCGTGAAGGCCCGCATGTTCCATGCGCGCGTCCGGCTGCGCAACGTGCTGCCCGAACTGGGCGGCGAGACTTCCCCGGCCAGCGGCACCGAAGGACCGATCCGATGA
- the trxB gene encoding thioredoxin-disulfide reductase — translation MSLPQRHTALLILGSGPAGYTAALYAARANLKPLLVTGIAQGGQLMTTTEVDNWPADVMGVQGPALMKRFQEHAERFQTEIVFDHISGVDFSKRPFTLTGDSAVYTADAVILATGASAQYLGLPSEEAFMGRGVSACATCDGFFYRGQEVCVVGGGNTAVEEALYLSNIASRVHLIHRRDKFRAEPILVDKLMAKVEAGRIALQVFHTLEEVLGDASGVTGVRIKGTQGGTTIDIPLQGCFIAIGHKPNTEIFRGQIELRDGYVLTRSGSEGFATMTSVPGVFAAGDVQDHIYRQAITSAGTGCMAALDAQRFLEQQSG, via the coding sequence ATGAGCCTCCCCCAACGACACACCGCCCTGCTGATCCTCGGCTCGGGCCCGGCCGGCTACACCGCCGCGCTCTACGCGGCGCGCGCGAACCTGAAGCCGCTGCTGGTCACCGGCATCGCGCAAGGCGGCCAGTTGATGACCACGACCGAGGTCGACAACTGGCCGGCCGACGTGATGGGCGTGCAGGGGCCGGCATTGATGAAGCGTTTCCAGGAACATGCCGAGCGCTTCCAGACCGAGATCGTCTTCGACCACATCAGCGGCGTCGATTTCTCCAAGCGTCCGTTCACGCTGACCGGCGACAGCGCGGTCTACACGGCCGATGCGGTGATCCTCGCCACCGGTGCGTCGGCGCAGTACCTGGGACTGCCGTCGGAAGAAGCATTCATGGGCCGCGGGGTCAGTGCCTGCGCGACCTGCGACGGCTTCTTCTATCGCGGGCAGGAGGTCTGTGTCGTCGGCGGTGGCAACACCGCGGTCGAAGAGGCGCTCTACCTCTCCAACATCGCCAGCAGGGTCCACCTGATCCATCGTCGCGACAAGTTCCGCGCGGAGCCCATCCTGGTCGACAAGCTGATGGCCAAGGTCGAGGCGGGCAGGATCGCGCTGCAGGTGTTCCATACCTTGGAAGAGGTACTGGGCGATGCGAGCGGCGTGACCGGCGTGCGCATCAAGGGCACGCAGGGCGGAACGACCATCGACATCCCGCTGCAGGGCTGCTTCATCGCCATCGGGCACAAGCCCAACACAGAGATCTTCCGCGGACAGATCGAGCTGCGCGACGGCTACGTGCTGACGCGCAGCGGCTCGGAGGGCTTCGCCACGATGACCAGCGTGCCGGGCGTGTTCGCCGCGGGCGACGTGCAGGATCACATCTATCGCCAAGCGATTACCAGCGCCGGTACCGGGTGCATGGCGGCACTGGATGCGCAGCGGTTCCTGGAGCAGCAGTCGGGCTGA